CTTCGACGACGGCGATCACTGGCAATCGCTGCGGCTCAACATGCCGGCGATCTCGGTGCGCGACTTGAAAATCTACGACGATGATTTGATCGCCGCGACACATGGACGCGGTTATTACGTGCTCGACGACATCACGCCGCTGCGCCAGATCGACGCGCAAGTCGCGCAAGCCCCGGCGACACTGTTCAAGCCCGAAACCGCCGTGCGCGTGCGCTGGGACATGAATCCGCCGACGCCCTGGCGCATGCCCTCGCTGCCGAATCCTCCGCCCGGGGCCATCATTGACTATTACCTCGCAAACAATGCGAGCGCACCGGTCACGCTCGACGTTTACGATAGTCACGGCAGTCTGGTGCGCCATTTCTCCAGCGCCGAGCCGCAAAAGCCGCTGGATCCGGCGAAACTCGATGTGCCCGACTGGTGGCCGCGCCCGCCGATGAACCTGTCCACTGAAGCCGGCATGCACCGCTTCATCTGGGACATGCACTACCCGCCCCTGCCCGGCGCCATGCCGCGCCTGGACGACAACCAGGCGGTGATGCACAACACGCCGCTCGCGCCCAGTTCGCCCTGGATCATGCCCGGCCATTACAGCGTGAAGCTCACGGTGGACGGCCGGACTTATACGCAGGCGCTCAGCGTACGCATGGACCCGCGCGTGAAAACGCCAACTGCGGCGCTCGAGCAGCAGTTCGATCTTTCGCTAAGCGCATACCAGGGAAGCGTCGCCGCCGTTGAAGCGCTGGGACAGATCCATGGTCTGCAACAGCAGGTTGCTGCGCGGGAAAAGCAACACGGTGCATCGGCGGCGCTGACCGCCTTCAGCAAGCAACTGGAAACGCTCACCGGGCCGCCGCTCTCGCCGTTCGCGTTCTTCTTCGGCTACCGCGGCCCGCCGAATCTGGTAAGCGTCGGCCTGCAGCTGCAAATCCTCATGGGTAGCATGCAGGCCGCCGACCGGGCACCGACCGCCGCCGATGTGCAGGCGCTCGACAAGACCAGCGCCGAGCTGAAAACCTTGATGACGCGCTGGGCCACACTCAAGAGCCAGACGCCTTTGGGCATCGGAAGCTGAGCACCAATCCTGCATTGACCCGCAAAAAAATCCCGGTGGATTACTCCACCGGGATTGCACACAAGTCTGACAAAACCGCGAGAGTTATTGTTTCTTGCTGGGATCATCCGCCGGATTCACGTAGGTAATCTGGAACGGTCCCATGAGGTCCACCTGCACCACTGCGCCGGTCTTGGTCCAGGCAAAATGGTGCATGTTTGCCGGAGCAACGGCATAACCACCGGCTTTAAGTACCTTGGCGTGCTTCCTATCAAGCTTGTCTCCCATGCCGATGGCAAGGGTTCCGGAGATGACCGTGACGCGTTCATCCGTCGGATGCCAGTGCGGCGGAATCCGGTAGCCCGCCGGCATCTTCAGGCGCAGGGTGACCGGGCCGGTTCCGGCAGGGTCACCGGCGAGCACCGCCAGTTTGACGCCCGCAGGCAACACCGGCGGTGCCGGACCCCAGGTGATTTCTTCCGGCTGCAGCGG
This Gammaproteobacteria bacterium DNA region includes the following protein-coding sequences:
- a CDS encoding cupin domain-containing protein gives rise to the protein MCRTSFKSSLPRPLWVLLAGLLLAVPLLGHASGPLQPEEITWGPAPPVLPAGVKLAVLAGDPAGTGPVTLRLKMPAGYRIPPHWHPTDERVTVISGTLAIGMGDKLDRKHAKVLKAGGYAVAPANMHHFAWTKTGAVVQVDLMGPFQITYVNPADDPSKKQ